In a single window of the Renibacterium salmoninarum ATCC 33209 genome:
- a CDS encoding superoxide dismutase: MTFTQYTLPDLPYDYAALEPHISAKIMELHHDKHHAAYVTGANNALTQLAEAREKNDFANINRLSKDLAFHTGGHVNHSVFWNNLSPDGGDKPEGELAAAIDDAFGSFDAFRAQFSAAALGLQGSGWGFLAYEPIGGNFVIEQLYDQQGNVAAGTTPLLMLDMWEHAFYLDYVNVKADYVKAFWNIVNWADVAKRFEAARKNATGLIVF, from the coding sequence GTGACATTCACGCAGTACACACTTCCCGATCTGCCCTATGACTATGCAGCTCTCGAGCCGCATATTTCGGCCAAGATCATGGAACTGCACCACGACAAACACCATGCGGCTTATGTTACCGGCGCAAATAACGCGCTCACCCAGCTTGCTGAAGCTCGGGAGAAGAACGACTTCGCGAACATCAACCGACTCTCAAAAGACTTGGCCTTCCACACTGGTGGGCACGTAAACCACTCTGTGTTCTGGAACAATCTTTCTCCGGATGGCGGCGACAAGCCCGAGGGTGAGCTGGCAGCCGCAATTGATGATGCTTTCGGATCATTTGATGCGTTCCGTGCGCAATTCTCCGCAGCAGCATTGGGCTTGCAGGGATCTGGCTGGGGCTTCTTGGCTTATGAGCCGATTGGCGGAAACTTTGTCATCGAGCAGCTCTATGACCAGCAGGGCAATGTTGCCGCGGGTACCACGCCGTTGTTGATGTTGGATATGTGGGAGCACGCCTTCTACCTGGACTACGTGAACGTCAAGGCGGACTACGTCAAGGCATTCTGGAACATTGTGAATTGGGCAGATGTTGCGAAGCGCTTCGAAGCGGCTCGTAAGAATGCTACCGGGCTCATCGTTTTCTAA
- a CDS encoding gluconeogenesis factor YvcK family protein, protein MALLTGPLPLIPPKGKQNNGGTDTSVVALGGGHGLYASLSALRLLTSELTAIVTVADDGGSSGRLREELGVLPPGDLRMALSALCDDTDWGRTWRDVMQHRFDAKPGRPSSLDQHAMGNLLIVTLWELLGNTVDGLKWAGALLGPRGQVLPMASVPLTIQGRSRKISADGSEVSHHIAGQAALATAGIVEDVRLLPENAPACVEALEAIELADWVVLGPGGSWYTSVLPHLLLPELRQALCNTPARRCLAMNLDVNDQEAEGLSAADHLKVISKYAPDFGIDVVLAAPTSVGDRAEFEKAASALVAEVVLSRVRGNNRQAVHDPLPLAAAFHDVFAGA, encoded by the coding sequence GTGGCGTTACTCACGGGACCGTTGCCTTTGATTCCGCCTAAAGGCAAACAAAACAATGGTGGAACTGATACCTCTGTAGTGGCACTGGGCGGTGGGCATGGACTTTACGCCTCGCTGTCAGCACTGCGCTTGCTCACAAGTGAGCTGACCGCAATTGTCACGGTTGCTGACGACGGTGGATCCTCGGGACGGCTGCGCGAGGAACTTGGTGTATTGCCACCGGGAGATTTACGGATGGCCCTGTCAGCCCTTTGTGATGACACAGATTGGGGCCGTACTTGGCGCGATGTTATGCAACATCGTTTCGATGCTAAACCGGGGCGTCCGAGCTCTTTAGATCAACATGCAATGGGTAATTTACTCATCGTGACCCTGTGGGAGCTCCTGGGAAATACCGTGGACGGGCTGAAATGGGCCGGTGCTTTATTGGGTCCTCGGGGCCAGGTGCTGCCCATGGCCAGCGTGCCTTTGACCATTCAAGGCCGAAGCCGAAAGATTAGCGCTGATGGCAGCGAAGTTAGTCATCACATCGCCGGCCAGGCCGCACTAGCGACGGCCGGCATCGTTGAGGACGTTCGGCTACTGCCCGAAAACGCGCCGGCCTGTGTTGAAGCGCTCGAAGCGATCGAGCTGGCCGACTGGGTCGTTTTGGGGCCCGGTGGTTCCTGGTACACCTCGGTTTTGCCGCACTTATTATTACCTGAACTTCGTCAAGCACTGTGCAATACACCGGCAAGACGGTGCTTGGCAATGAACTTGGATGTCAACGATCAAGAGGCTGAGGGCTTGAGCGCGGCTGATCACTTGAAGGTGATCTCGAAGTATGCACCGGACTTCGGGATAGATGTAGTCTTGGCGGCCCCAACTAGCGTGGGGGATCGAGCCGAGTTTGAAAAAGCCGCAAGCGCACTTGTCGCTGAGGTAGTTTTGAGCCGCGTTCGAGGCAATAATCGGCAAGCTGTGCACGATCCGCTGCCTTTAGCCGCAGCATTCCACGACGTTTTTGCAGGAGCATAG
- the whiA gene encoding DNA-binding protein WhiA produces the protein MALTAAVKEELSRLEVRKSSVRKAEVSAMLRFAGGLHIISGRIVIEAEVDLAATARRVRVAIAELYGHQSEIIVVSGGGLRRGNRYVVRVVREGEALARQTGLLDSRGRPVRGLPSVVVNGSTADAEAVWRGAFLAHGSLTEPGRSSSMEVTCPGPEAALALVGSARRLGIAAKAREVRGVDRVVIRDGDTIAALLTRMGAHETLLVWEERRMRKEVRATANRLANFDDANLRRSAQAAVAAGARVDRALEILGDDVPEHLKYAGELRVAHKQASLDELGRLADPPMTKDAIAGRIRRLLAMADKRASDLGIPSTEANVTLEMLEE, from the coding sequence ATGGCGTTGACCGCGGCTGTGAAAGAGGAGCTGTCCCGGCTCGAAGTGCGAAAGTCCTCGGTGCGTAAGGCCGAGGTGTCCGCCATGCTGCGCTTTGCTGGTGGCCTACATATTATTTCTGGCCGAATTGTCATTGAAGCCGAGGTTGATCTTGCCGCTACGGCTCGTCGCGTGCGGGTGGCAATCGCTGAGCTCTATGGACATCAGAGCGAAATAATTGTGGTCTCAGGTGGCGGGCTGCGCCGAGGTAACCGTTACGTCGTTCGGGTCGTGCGCGAAGGCGAGGCACTGGCGCGGCAAACGGGTCTGCTAGACAGCCGAGGCCGGCCGGTACGTGGCTTGCCTTCGGTGGTGGTCAATGGTTCAACTGCCGACGCCGAAGCAGTGTGGCGCGGTGCGTTCTTGGCGCACGGCTCGTTGACTGAACCTGGCCGCTCTTCTTCGATGGAAGTGACGTGCCCTGGGCCGGAGGCCGCCTTGGCGCTGGTCGGCTCCGCTCGTCGATTAGGCATTGCCGCTAAGGCTAGGGAGGTGCGCGGCGTCGACCGCGTTGTCATCCGTGATGGCGACACCATCGCTGCTCTACTGACTCGAATGGGCGCCCACGAGACGCTTCTAGTTTGGGAAGAGCGTCGGATGCGCAAGGAAGTCCGGGCAACAGCAAACCGGTTGGCAAATTTCGACGATGCTAACTTGCGTCGTTCAGCGCAAGCTGCGGTAGCGGCTGGTGCTCGAGTTGACCGTGCGCTGGAAATCTTAGGCGATGATGTGCCCGAGCACCTCAAATATGCGGGTGAATTGCGAGTGGCGCACAAACAAGCAAGTTTGGACGAATTAGGCCGGCTGGCTGATCCGCCTATGACAAAAGATGCTATTGCCGGTCGGATCCGGCGGCTTTTGGCAATGGCGGATAAGCGCGCATCAGATTTGGGTATACCCAGTACTGAAGCCAATGTGACACTTGAGATGCTCGAGGAATAG
- the gap gene encoding type I glyceraldehyde-3-phosphate dehydrogenase, whose amino-acid sequence MTTKIGINGFGRIGRNYFRAALEQGADLEIVAVNDLTSPEALAHLLKYDSVTGRIKATVEVVDGHLVVNGKTIKVLAERDPANLPWAELGVDIVIESTGFFTKAADARKHLEAGAKKVLISAPASDEDVTIVLGVNDGDYDPATHNIISNASCTTNCLGPLAKVLNDNFGIERGLMTTIHAYTADQNLQDGPHKDLRRARAAAINIVPTSTGAAKAIGLVLPELKGKLDGFALRVPVPTGSATDLTATLSREVTVEEVNAAYKAAAESGPLKGYLTYTEDPIVSSDIVTDPASSIFDSGLTKVIGNQVKVVSWYDNEWGYSNRLVDLTELVASKL is encoded by the coding sequence GTGACCACAAAGATCGGCATCAACGGCTTCGGCCGAATTGGACGCAACTACTTCCGTGCGGCCCTGGAACAAGGCGCAGACTTGGAGATCGTTGCTGTCAACGACCTCACGAGCCCGGAAGCCTTGGCGCATTTGCTCAAGTACGATTCGGTAACTGGCCGAATCAAGGCCACCGTTGAAGTTGTCGATGGACATTTGGTTGTCAACGGCAAAACTATCAAGGTGTTGGCTGAGCGCGATCCCGCTAATCTGCCTTGGGCCGAGCTCGGCGTAGATATCGTCATCGAGTCCACCGGATTCTTCACCAAAGCAGCCGATGCGCGCAAACACCTTGAGGCTGGCGCCAAAAAGGTCCTCATCTCCGCTCCGGCAAGCGATGAAGACGTCACCATCGTGCTCGGCGTCAACGACGGAGATTACGATCCGGCGACGCACAACATTATTTCCAACGCCTCGTGCACCACGAACTGCTTGGGCCCGCTCGCCAAGGTTCTCAACGACAACTTTGGCATAGAGCGCGGTCTGATGACCACGATTCACGCCTACACCGCTGACCAGAATCTGCAAGATGGTCCGCACAAGGATTTGCGTCGCGCACGTGCAGCTGCGATCAATATTGTGCCAACGTCCACTGGTGCAGCCAAAGCAATTGGTTTGGTACTGCCAGAGCTCAAAGGCAAGTTGGACGGCTTCGCCTTGCGCGTGCCAGTTCCGACCGGTTCGGCAACTGACCTGACTGCGACGCTTTCGCGCGAAGTCACCGTTGAAGAGGTCAATGCTGCTTACAAGGCTGCCGCGGAGAGCGGTCCACTCAAGGGCTACCTGACCTACACCGAAGATCCAATTGTTTCTTCAGATATTGTGACTGATCCGGCGTCGTCAATTTTCGATTCGGGATTGACCAAGGTGATCGGTAATCAGGTAAAGGTCGTCTCATGGTACGATAATGAGTGGGGTTACTCAAACCGTTTGGTCGACCTGACCGAGCTTGTAGCGTCTAAGCTCTAA
- a CDS encoding flavin reductase family protein, whose amino-acid sequence MTVPHEITPSSMRAVLGHFATGLTVITAAGPDGPIGFTCQSFTSLSLEPALISINPTKSSATWPQIREIGQFAVNILPAGSEELATQFSRKGIKRFDRIEWAASEHGNPHLAAALAWVDCELVTEYDGGDHSIALGKVKSLRSSGRIIEPLLFFRGQFAALQLPKLAALSA is encoded by the coding sequence GTGACCGTGCCGCATGAAATCACTCCGAGCAGCATGCGCGCTGTTCTAGGCCATTTCGCCACCGGGCTGACTGTAATCACCGCTGCTGGGCCAGATGGGCCTATTGGATTCACCTGCCAATCATTCACCTCACTTTCCCTTGAGCCGGCGCTGATCTCGATTAATCCGACCAAGTCTTCCGCGACCTGGCCACAGATCAGAGAAATCGGTCAGTTTGCGGTCAATATCTTGCCGGCCGGATCCGAGGAACTCGCGACCCAATTCAGCCGAAAAGGCATCAAGCGATTTGACCGAATTGAATGGGCCGCCTCAGAGCACGGTAATCCGCATTTGGCCGCGGCTTTGGCCTGGGTTGATTGCGAATTGGTGACTGAGTACGACGGCGGCGATCACAGTATTGCGCTCGGGAAAGTCAAAAGCCTACGCAGCTCTGGTCGCATAATTGAGCCGTTACTATTTTTTCGGGGACAATTCGCTGCGTTGCAATTACCTAAATTAGCGGCGCTGAGCGCATGA
- a CDS encoding phosphoglycerate kinase encodes MTLHTLDELLADGVQGRYVLVRSDLNVPLSGAEDTNLTVTDDGRIRASLPVIEKLAAAGARVLVLAHLGRPKGAPEAKYSLRPAADRLAELASVPVSLAADTSGESAQKAAAELADGQVLVLENVRFDPRETSKDDAERAAFAAELAELAASGADKEAAYVDDAFGAVHRKHASVFDLALKLPSFHGDLVRTELDVLRKLTDSPERPYVVVLGGSKVSDKLAVIENLIGKADSILVGGGMLFTFLAAQGHEVGASLLESDQIDTVKDYLARAEAAGTSFVLPTDVVVASKFAADAAHELVAAQAIESSSFGAAGIGLDIGPETSQAFAEQISAAKTVFWNGPMGVFEFAAFASGTRAVAQALADSAAFSVVGGGDSAAAVRTLGFADNAFGHISTGGGASLEFLEGKELPGLTALDR; translated from the coding sequence ATGACATTGCACACCCTTGACGAACTTCTCGCCGACGGTGTCCAGGGGCGGTACGTTTTGGTCCGAAGTGACCTGAACGTGCCGCTTTCTGGCGCTGAGGACACAAATCTGACGGTAACTGATGATGGCCGAATCAGGGCCTCGCTACCAGTCATTGAAAAGCTGGCCGCCGCAGGCGCTCGAGTTTTGGTACTTGCGCACTTGGGCCGGCCCAAAGGCGCTCCTGAGGCGAAGTATTCGCTTCGCCCAGCGGCTGACCGGCTTGCCGAACTTGCTTCGGTGCCGGTCAGTTTGGCTGCCGACACTTCTGGCGAATCCGCACAGAAGGCTGCCGCCGAATTGGCCGACGGCCAGGTGCTGGTGCTGGAAAATGTTCGGTTTGATCCACGGGAGACGTCGAAAGACGACGCTGAACGCGCAGCTTTTGCAGCGGAACTTGCCGAACTGGCAGCATCTGGTGCTGACAAAGAGGCAGCGTACGTTGATGACGCATTCGGTGCGGTGCACCGTAAACATGCCAGCGTATTCGACTTAGCGCTGAAATTGCCGTCTTTTCATGGCGATCTGGTCCGCACCGAGCTCGACGTACTGCGCAAACTTACTGACTCGCCTGAACGGCCCTACGTGGTGGTGCTGGGCGGGTCAAAAGTTTCGGATAAGCTCGCGGTCATTGAAAATCTGATCGGCAAAGCTGACTCGATTTTAGTCGGTGGCGGAATGCTGTTCACCTTCTTGGCAGCCCAGGGACACGAAGTCGGGGCAAGTTTGCTGGAAAGCGATCAAATCGACACGGTGAAGGACTATCTAGCCCGTGCTGAAGCCGCTGGAACTAGCTTCGTCTTACCAACCGACGTCGTAGTGGCCTCGAAGTTTGCCGCAGATGCCGCGCACGAGTTGGTAGCGGCGCAGGCAATTGAATCGAGTAGCTTCGGTGCCGCAGGCATCGGCTTGGACATTGGCCCGGAAACTAGCCAGGCATTTGCCGAGCAAATCAGCGCCGCAAAGACCGTTTTCTGGAACGGGCCGATGGGCGTTTTTGAGTTCGCGGCGTTTGCCTCCGGAACTCGGGCAGTTGCTCAAGCCCTGGCAGATAGTGCGGCATTCAGCGTGGTCGGCGGCGGCGATTCTGCTGCAGCCGTTCGTACGCTCGGATTTGCCGATAATGCGTTCGGACATATTTCCACCGGCGGTGGCGCCAGCCTGGAGTTTTTGGAAGGTAAAGAACTGCCCGGATTGACTGCACTGGATCGCTAG
- a CDS encoding lysophospholipid acyltransferase family protein, translating to MALYDLARGTIKAMIAVACRPKIIGLENVPKDGPFIVAPNHLSFLDSVLIQTLLPRKVGFFAKAEYFTTKGIKGKMMKSFFTGVGSIPVERGEQAASVAALKSLLDILAAGDGVGIYPEGTRSRDGKLYRGRTGVGWLALTTGAPVLPVGLKDTDKLQPSGKNTVRPQHLSLTVGKPLYFEKTGPDHSLPARRAATDRIMDAIAELTGQERAEGYNQSKSL from the coding sequence ATGGCGCTCTATGATCTGGCCAGGGGCACCATAAAGGCCATGATTGCTGTTGCCTGTCGACCGAAGATTATCGGTCTGGAGAACGTGCCGAAAGACGGCCCGTTTATTGTGGCGCCGAACCATTTGTCTTTCCTGGATAGTGTCTTGATCCAGACGTTGTTGCCGCGCAAGGTGGGATTTTTCGCCAAGGCAGAATACTTTACGACCAAGGGCATCAAAGGGAAGATGATGAAGTCATTTTTTACTGGTGTCGGGTCAATCCCGGTGGAACGCGGTGAGCAGGCAGCTAGTGTCGCTGCGCTGAAATCGCTTTTGGACATTCTCGCCGCTGGCGACGGGGTGGGGATCTATCCAGAAGGCACCCGCTCTCGGGATGGCAAGCTCTACCGAGGCCGTACCGGTGTCGGCTGGCTCGCCTTAACAACCGGAGCTCCGGTCTTGCCGGTGGGTCTTAAAGACACCGATAAGCTTCAACCATCCGGCAAGAATACGGTTCGGCCGCAACACCTTTCGCTGACGGTCGGAAAGCCTTTGTATTTCGAAAAAACCGGTCCGGATCATTCTTTGCCTGCCCGCAGGGCCGCGACTGATCGCATCATGGATGCAATTGCTGAGTTGACGGGCCAAGAGCGGGCCGAAGGATATAACCAGAGCAAGAGCCTGTAG
- a CDS encoding FAD/NAD(P)-binding protein: MAKNSDSSTAALTVHIVEPFEPGSGRIWRREQSPLLKLNSLAADVTMFTDSSVQMAGPAAPGPSLIEWAVGIRQGSITDVPVWETAVQRELESLEPDSFPTRILQARYLQWCYARAVRALPPQIEVRIHRCLAESIEILDDGKHRVRLSAGFEPLIVDAVVLATGHSEPQRATGNAWSTERLRGTPRELVSTTFLHRRH; this comes from the coding sequence TTGGCCAAGAATTCTGACAGTAGTACCGCGGCACTCACCGTCCATATCGTAGAGCCCTTCGAACCAGGATCCGGCCGAATCTGGCGGCGCGAACAATCCCCGTTACTGAAACTAAATTCGCTCGCCGCCGATGTCACTATGTTTACCGATTCCAGCGTGCAGATGGCTGGCCCTGCTGCCCCTGGCCCTTCACTGATTGAATGGGCCGTCGGTATCCGTCAGGGCAGTATCACCGACGTACCGGTGTGGGAGACGGCGGTCCAACGTGAACTGGAATCATTAGAACCGGATAGTTTCCCCACTCGAATTCTGCAAGCGCGCTACCTGCAATGGTGTTACGCCCGCGCGGTACGTGCTCTGCCACCGCAGATCGAAGTCCGAATACATCGATGCCTTGCCGAATCGATTGAAATCCTCGACGACGGTAAGCATCGGGTTCGCCTCTCAGCCGGCTTTGAGCCACTGATTGTCGATGCGGTAGTTCTTGCCACAGGCCACAGCGAGCCACAGCGAGCCACAGGCAACGCCTGGTCCACTGAGCGGCTTCGCGGCACGCCACGGGAATTGGTATCAACCACCTTCTTACACCGCAGACACTGA
- a CDS encoding LLM class flavin-dependent oxidoreductase has protein sequence MKFQLLDIIGHQANPVTGRIVSSAERLNQTILLAKRAEELGFDSVAVGERHAGAFLSSSPVAVLGAIAATTSRIRLQTGVTVLSLLDAFRVAEDYATIDQISRGRLEITIGKGNELAQFPLFGVRAQDQYALLVEKYELLRQLWADEHVSWSGQFRSTLDRATSQPRPFNGPIRIWHGSATSREAVELAARWGDPLFSADSIQPLAAYQELIAHYFEAYERFGHDPKSAYLGAGSGAGGLFIADTAAEAKRQFGPVYEGLTSARNVPGNNSPFRSIEHAIAQGPALVGTSDQIAEKILGFHQAFSHDLQSVSLPSTLPLEHQLEILDRFAAEVIPMVRHEVSTTF, from the coding sequence ATGAAATTTCAGTTGCTGGATATCATTGGACACCAAGCAAATCCGGTCACCGGACGCATTGTCAGTTCAGCCGAACGGTTGAATCAAACGATCCTGCTGGCCAAAAGAGCCGAGGAGCTCGGGTTCGACTCGGTAGCAGTTGGCGAGCGCCATGCTGGCGCGTTCCTTTCCAGCTCGCCAGTGGCGGTGCTCGGCGCAATCGCGGCAACAACCAGCCGAATCAGGTTGCAGACCGGCGTTACCGTTTTATCGCTCCTAGACGCTTTTCGAGTGGCTGAAGACTACGCAACAATCGATCAAATTTCGCGCGGACGGCTAGAAATCACCATTGGTAAGGGTAACGAGCTTGCCCAATTTCCATTGTTCGGTGTCCGGGCGCAGGACCAATATGCATTGTTAGTAGAAAAATACGAGTTGCTTCGACAGCTGTGGGCGGATGAACACGTTAGCTGGTCGGGGCAGTTTAGATCCACTTTGGATCGCGCTACCAGTCAGCCAAGGCCGTTTAACGGGCCAATCAGAATTTGGCATGGTTCAGCAACTTCGCGTGAAGCGGTTGAGCTCGCCGCCCGCTGGGGAGATCCACTTTTTAGTGCCGATTCCATCCAACCGCTAGCTGCGTATCAAGAGTTGATTGCGCACTACTTTGAAGCTTATGAACGGTTCGGTCATGACCCGAAAAGTGCCTATCTTGGTGCCGGTTCCGGGGCTGGGGGACTGTTTATTGCGGATACCGCGGCTGAGGCCAAACGGCAATTTGGTCCGGTCTACGAGGGTCTTACCTCCGCACGCAATGTGCCGGGAAATAACTCGCCATTCCGGAGCATAGAGCACGCGATCGCTCAGGGACCGGCGCTGGTGGGTACTTCAGATCAGATTGCGGAAAAGATTCTAGGATTTCATCAGGCATTCAGCCATGATTTGCAGTCAGTCTCGTTGCCGAGCACACTGCCTTTGGAACACCAACTCGAGATCCTGGACCGCTTCGCTGCTGAGGTTATCCCGATGGTGCGTCATGAAGTTAGCACCACTTTCTGA
- the uvrC gene encoding excinuclease ABC subunit UvrC has product MANPASYRPKTGEIPTDPGVYRFRDEHGRVIYVGKAKNLRSRLTSYFANPVTLLPKTFAMVHTATSVQWTIVGSELEALQLEYTWIKEFAPRYNLAFRDDKSYPYLAVTMGEEFPRVQVMRGERRKGTRYFGPFTAGAIRETVDTLLRVFPVRTCSPSTFKRAQQSGRPCLLGYIDKCAVPCVGRVSAEEHRTLADEFCAFMGGEAKRFIGTLEKQMAEAVAELDYERAARLRDDVIALRKVFERNAVVLAEDTSADIFAVHQDELEAAVQVFNVRSGRIRGQRGWVVEKVEDLVPAELIEHLLQQVYGDERADEDRIPRQILVPELPANVEQLTEWLSGLRGAKVEIKVPQRGDKAALMETVALNAEQAMKLHKSKRAGDLTQRSLALRELQDALDLPLPLLRIECYDISHVQGTNVVASMVVVEDGIAKKSEYRRFSITGDAARDDTASMYDVITRRFRNYLQEQQDRAEALTRPVEFEISDAAETAPKSKFAYPPNLVVVDGGPPQVAATSRALADLGITDVAVIGLAKRLEEVWLPEDDFPVILPRTSQGLYLLQRIRDEAHRFAISFHRQKRGKSMTASLLDGVPGLGESKQKALLKHFGSVKKLQSADVSQISEVKGIGPVLAEAVRSALESVDAQPAINMATGEILES; this is encoded by the coding sequence GTGGCAAATCCAGCGAGCTATCGGCCCAAAACCGGTGAGATTCCAACCGATCCGGGTGTCTATCGTTTCCGTGATGAGCACGGCCGGGTAATTTACGTTGGTAAGGCTAAGAATCTTCGTTCTCGACTCACCTCATATTTTGCCAACCCTGTAACATTGCTGCCTAAGACCTTCGCGATGGTGCACACTGCCACGAGCGTGCAGTGGACGATTGTTGGTAGTGAGCTTGAAGCCCTGCAGCTGGAGTACACCTGGATCAAAGAATTCGCGCCGCGCTATAACTTAGCTTTTCGTGACGACAAGTCCTATCCCTACCTTGCCGTCACGATGGGCGAAGAGTTCCCTAGGGTTCAGGTGATGCGCGGCGAGCGGCGTAAAGGCACTCGGTATTTTGGCCCGTTCACTGCTGGCGCCATCCGCGAGACGGTTGATACGCTGCTGCGAGTTTTCCCAGTTCGAACTTGCAGTCCCAGCACTTTCAAACGCGCTCAACAGAGCGGGCGCCCCTGTCTGCTCGGCTACATCGACAAATGTGCCGTCCCCTGCGTTGGTCGAGTTTCTGCCGAAGAGCATCGCACCTTGGCTGATGAATTTTGCGCCTTTATGGGCGGCGAGGCGAAGCGCTTTATTGGAACCCTGGAAAAGCAAATGGCTGAGGCAGTCGCTGAGCTGGACTACGAACGGGCCGCTCGCTTGCGTGACGATGTGATCGCTTTGCGGAAGGTGTTCGAGCGAAATGCCGTGGTGCTGGCTGAAGACACCAGCGCGGATATTTTCGCTGTGCATCAAGATGAACTCGAAGCTGCGGTTCAGGTGTTTAACGTCCGCTCAGGCCGGATACGCGGCCAACGTGGCTGGGTGGTAGAAAAAGTCGAGGATCTAGTACCGGCAGAGCTCATTGAACATCTCTTACAGCAAGTCTACGGCGACGAGCGCGCCGACGAAGATCGAATTCCGCGGCAGATTTTAGTACCGGAGCTGCCCGCGAACGTCGAACAACTCACCGAGTGGCTCAGCGGGCTGCGCGGGGCAAAAGTTGAAATCAAAGTACCGCAGCGCGGGGATAAGGCCGCGTTGATGGAGACTGTTGCGCTCAACGCGGAGCAGGCAATGAAATTGCACAAGTCCAAGCGCGCCGGGGATCTTACGCAGCGATCGCTAGCGTTGCGTGAACTTCAAGACGCTCTTGATCTACCGTTGCCGCTGCTTCGCATCGAATGCTACGACATCTCGCATGTGCAAGGCACAAACGTGGTCGCGTCGATGGTGGTCGTTGAAGACGGCATCGCGAAGAAAAGCGAATATCGCCGATTTTCGATTACCGGCGACGCCGCTCGAGATGACACAGCTTCGATGTACGACGTCATCACCCGGCGATTCCGCAACTATTTGCAGGAACAGCAAGACCGGGCTGAAGCATTGACTCGGCCGGTCGAATTTGAAATTAGCGATGCTGCTGAAACAGCGCCTAAGAGCAAGTTTGCCTACCCACCCAATCTTGTTGTTGTCGACGGTGGCCCACCGCAGGTTGCTGCCACGAGCAGAGCTTTAGCGGATCTGGGTATCACGGATGTTGCGGTAATTGGCTTGGCAAAACGGCTCGAGGAAGTTTGGCTGCCTGAGGATGACTTCCCGGTAATTTTGCCGCGGACCTCGCAAGGGCTGTATCTATTGCAGCGAATCCGCGACGAAGCTCATCGATTTGCTATCAGTTTTCACCGGCAAAAACGCGGTAAATCTATGACGGCATCGCTGCTTGATGGAGTACCCGGCTTGGGGGAGTCGAAGCAAAAGGCGTTGCTTAAACATTTTGGCTCCGTCAAGAAGCTCCAAAGTGCCGATGTTTCGCAGATTTCTGAGGTTAAGGGAATCGGCCCAGTACTGGCAGAAGCAGTACGTTCCGCTCTTGAATCTGTCGATGCGCAGCCTGCAATAAATATGGCCACCGGCGAAATCCTTGAATCTTAG
- the rapZ gene encoding RNase adapter RapZ translates to MTDSTPEAGAEGEFTPVKPQESELLVVTGMSGAGRSTAANALEDHGWYVVENLPPQMLTTLADLVARTPNSLPKLAVVVDVRGKAFFADIRDSLNTLAASGISYRVLFLDASDNTLVRRFEQGRRPHPLQGDGRMLDGIAAEREILALLRDSADVVVDTTSLNVHELANQVTGLFSDSGPVVLRLTVMSFGFKYGLPVDANYVADVRFLPNPHWVPALRPHTGLDQDVSDFVLIENDANEFVTRYVRALGPVLEGYRRENKHYATIAVGCTGGKHRSVAVSVELAKRLAQLPRVTVSTKHRDLGRE, encoded by the coding sequence ATGACAGATTCAACCCCGGAAGCAGGGGCTGAGGGTGAGTTCACGCCGGTGAAACCACAAGAATCTGAACTGCTCGTTGTTACCGGAATGTCTGGAGCCGGTCGCAGCACTGCGGCAAATGCCCTTGAAGACCACGGCTGGTATGTGGTGGAGAACCTACCACCACAAATGCTTACCACTTTGGCCGATTTGGTGGCACGCACACCGAATTCATTACCGAAACTTGCGGTAGTAGTTGACGTTCGAGGTAAGGCATTTTTTGCCGACATTCGCGATTCATTGAACACTTTGGCAGCCAGCGGAATCAGTTATCGTGTTTTGTTTCTCGATGCGAGTGATAACACTTTGGTCCGCAGATTTGAACAAGGCAGAAGGCCGCACCCGCTACAGGGCGACGGCCGGATGTTAGATGGTATTGCTGCTGAACGAGAGATTTTGGCTTTATTGCGCGATTCTGCCGACGTCGTGGTTGATACCACCTCGCTCAACGTGCACGAGCTTGCTAACCAAGTAACTGGCCTCTTCTCGGATTCCGGGCCGGTAGTACTTCGGCTAACCGTTATGAGCTTTGGCTTCAAATACGGGCTTCCCGTGGATGCCAACTACGTGGCGGATGTCCGATTCTTGCCGAATCCACACTGGGTCCCCGCGCTGCGTCCGCATACCGGCTTGGATCAAGACGTGAGCGACTTTGTCTTGATTGAGAACGATGCAAACGAATTCGTCACGCGTTATGTGCGGGCTCTGGGACCGGTCTTAGAAGGTTATCGCCGAGAAAACAAGCACTACGCGACTATCGCCGTCGGCTGTACCGGTGGAAAGCATCGTTCCGTTGCGGTATCGGTCGAGCTAGCCAAAAGACTGGCGCAATTGCCTAGGGTCACGGTTAGCACAAAACATCGTGATCTGGGGCGCGAATAG